The following DNA comes from Candidatus Methanosuratincola sp..
AGCCGTCCTCCTCCCCGAAAGAGATCGACGTTGAGGCACTTCTGAAGGCCGCAAGGGAATGCGATCTGATGCGCCCGCCCCTGGACGTCCTCAGCCCAATAGGCGAGGATGCCCTTCGCCAGTCGATAAGAAGGATATACCCGGACGCGGAGTTCATCTGCACCTCATCGAGGGACCCGTGGTCATACCGCGGCGTTCCGTTCCAGATCGAAGTAGGATCGGCATACGGCGGGCAGTCCGTAATCGAAGACTGCGAGCGGGTTAAAGAGGGCGTCTTCAAATCTAGGGTGATCCGTCTCGCGAACAAGTGCCCGCTGATCTACGACTCGAAGGACTGCCTCCTGTATAAGGTGGTCAAGGAGATAAATTGGAGGAATTACAAGCTTCCCCAAGACGAGGGCAACCTCCCCATGGCCCCGCTCGTGATCATAGTCTCGCTCGTCTCCACTAAGGTGCCCTACTCAGTCCCTGGCAAATTCGCAGTCGCATACCACGAGGAGATCCGGGAGCAGCTCAGGCTTGCCCTGCAGAGCCTCGGGAGGCTGATCCAGGGGTACATCTCCCGCAGGCAGAGGCAGGAACACGAGCAGCACAGGCAGAGCATATTCCAGATCTACGCTAAGGAGGTCGCCAGGGATATTTCCGTCCTCACGGGCGGGGACCAGGCGGTGATCTACAGCAAACTGATTGAATCTATAAAATCTAAGCAAAAAGCCAAGGCTTCAAAAAAGCCCGAAGCACAGCCCCTTCCCATGCCTGCGCCTGAGGTCTTTCCGATCCCTCCGGAAAAGAAGATGGTCGAGGGGATCGCAGAGATCCCGCCTCCGAAGCCGAAGAAACAGCAGTTCACCCTTGAGGAGTACCTGAGGTGATCTTTCCCTTGGTCAAGAACAAAAAACCCGAACAGAACTTGCGGCCGCTGGAGAGCTTCGACGACTCTGCCAAGAAGCTCCGCCAGATCTTCATGAACCTCGCATCCGACATAGACGCGTCAATGCCGCCTGTTCTCAGGATCCCTGTCAGGACCGCATCCAACACCGTTTACGACGAGCAACGCCGGATCCTGACGCTCGGTGAGCGGGTGAGCGAACGTAGGTTCAACGACATCAGCGAAGTGAGGTCGTTCATGCAGACGCTCCTCCTCGCAAGGGGCATATACGAGGCCCTACAGCACGATGATCACCCTACGATAAGGGATCTCTACTACTACACGCTCCACACGATAGAGGGCACAAACATCGAGACCTTCAACAGCCAGGACGAGTCCAACAACATATTCCAGGACATCGAGGTCATGACCGGGCTACTCCGCGAGCAGATGGGTGTTGTAGCGGAGTCCAGGGGCGCACTCGTCGGGGAGATCGTCTTGGAGTCGAAGGGGAACAAGATCGACTGCTCCAAATTCGGGATCGGCGCATTCAACATACCCTCGCTGTGCGACCAGATCCAGATAGTGAGCGTCGACGCCGACTACGTTTTGGTCGTCGAGAAGGACGCAATATTCCAGCGACTCAACGATTATGAGTTCTGGAGGAGGAACAAGTGCGTCCTCATCACGGGGAAGGGGCAGGCGGACAGGGCGACCAGGAGGATGGTGAGGCGCCTAAACGAAGAGTGGGGCCTTCCCGTCTACGTGCTGACCGACGCAGACCCGTTTGGGTGGTACATCTACTCGACATACAGGGCAGGCAGCATCAGCCTCTCCTACGAATCATTCCGGCTAGCCTGCCCCGAGGCAAAGTTCCTTGGCCTCACTATGACCGACCTCGATAAGTATGAGGTCCCGAAGGATCACCTCATAAAGGCGAACGAGATGGACATCAAGAGGGCCAAGGAGCTCCTCGTGAGGGATCCAAAGACAAAGAAGCCGAGGTACCCGTGGTTCTACGACTCGAAACGCTGGCGCCAGGAGATCCACCTCTTCCTAGAGCGGCGCGTGAAGGCCGAGATCGAGGCCAAGTCGTCCAAGGGATTCAGGTTCCTCTCTGACGTTTACCTTCCTGAGAAGCTGGCGAGCAAGGACTGGATAGCCTGAGTGGTCAGAATGGGCGTAAAGGCTAGCTTTGGTGAAGGGCGATACCGGGTCTTTGCCGAAGCAATCCAGGCGGGGGACGACATCCTCGTTTTTATCGGGGGCGGAGACAGGCCCCACATCGGCGGATTCTCGTGGGCATCGCCCTCTGCCTCCCCCGCCTCTTTCTCAATCCCATTCCACAAAGACTTCGTGGTGTCGCACCAGGTCTCCGAGAAGGTCAGCAGGGCGACTGGGAAGAGGTGCCTCGCTGTCGCAGGCATACACGTCGAAAATGCCACCCGTGATGAGATCGTGATCCTCGTTCGGAACTCCCTCATCTGCACCGACATCCTCATCGATACGATCAGGAAGAACGGTTTTTAGCGCTCTTCGCCGGCCCCCCACCTCCTGAACAGTTCGTGCTCTATGCCGAGCTGATCCAGCACCTTCCCTACCACATGGTCCACGAGGCCTTCGATCGTCTTTGGTTTGTGGTAGAATCCGGGCGAGGCTGGGAGCACTACCGCGCCTGCCGATGTGACCTTCAACATGTTTTCTATGTGGATGAGGCTGAGGGGCGTTTCCCTCGTCACGAGTATCAGCTTCCTCCTCTCCTTGAGCGCAACATCCGCTGTCCTCGAGATCAGGTTGGAAGACAACCCGTTGGCTATCTCTGCGAGAGTCTTCATTGTGCAAGGGGCGATTACCATCGCATCGAACCTGCAGCTGCCGCTGGCAGTCGGGGCCATCATGTCTGTGCTCCTGTACACCTCTCCGAACCCTTCAAGATCCTCCACACGCTTTGAGTCCTCCATCTGGAGTATCTTTGCCGCATACTCCGAGATTATTGTCGCAGTTTCAACACCATGTTCCTTCAGCCTCACAAGGAGCCTGTAACCGTAGATGGTCCCTGTCGCGCCGGTTATACCGACTATTACCTTCATTCTATCCCCTCAATCTCTTCTCTGCGTCTGCCTTTTGATATCGCTTGCCGTTTTTGCCGCCTGGTTCTCAGCTCTCAATTCCCCTTTCCAATTTCTGTTCCAATCCATGCCCTTAGTAAAGCCCCGCCGGAAGGGTTAAAAAAGCATCCAGTGACTATTCTGAAGGGTGTGTTGTTAATGGTGGGCGTGATCGCATACATGCTCCTTGTGACCGACACGGGCAAGGAGTACGAGATAATAAACGAGATAAAGAAACTGAAGGGCGTGACGGAATGCAGGGCAGTTTATGGTGAGTACGACGTCTTCGTCAGGTTTGAGGTCGACGACCTTAACGCGCTCGATGAGATAGTGACCATGATTAGGAGAATCCCAGGATCAATACAGTCAACCACCCTTGTGGGGTCGCCTTAGGCGGCGAGGAGAGACCAGACGATCCATGCGAGGGTCGCAAAAAGTACGATTATCTGCACCGCCTTCGTCCACCTGGAGGCCCTCATCAACCTCCTCCCTGCCCTGGCAAATGCCCCCATTATGACGAAGGGTATCCCAAGACCGGCTGCATATGCCACCAAAAGCGCGAGCCTCGATGCAAGCTCATCGACCGTTAGTGCGTATACCGATAGGGCAGCCAGCAGGGGTAGGATGCATGGCGAGGCGATAAACATTATGAGCATGCCGAACAGAAAGCCTGCCATCACCCCTCTTCTGCCCGCCAAGAACCCGGCCGATACTGGCCTGAGCCTGTGGGTGAAAACCGAGTCTATTATCAACAGAGAGATGATGACCGCTGCGGCAACGAGGAACCACCTGCCACCCAGCGCTTCGCCTGCAAACCCGACCAGCGCTGCTATGGCTGTACCGCCCACCATGATGCCAGAGTATACGACTAGTGATCCCTTCACGATGTCGAACCTCTCCGAACCAAATACAAATGCGAGGTAGCCGGGCACTAGGGGCAAGACGCACGGCGTGGCAGCACTCGCAAAACCGAGTGAGAATGCAAATGCGATCTGGAACAGGTCCATTACCTTATCCTCTCAATCTCCTTCTTCAGACCCTCGGCGTCTAAATAGGCTCCATCAAACCTGCTCACTACCAGCCCTTCCCTGTCTATGAAGACTGTTGTTGGGACTTTAATGACCGACCAGTCCCTGAATACCGTAGCCAACTCCTGGGAGTACTTCAGGTAGACGAAGTTCAGCTGCTCGCCGTACTCCGAGTGCACGGCGTCCATTGAAACATCCTGGAGCATGCACACAGGGCAGCTGGGCGCAGAGAAATATACCACCGTCCCCCTGCCGCTCGAAACCGAGTCGTTTATCTGGGGGTGGTCAAGAATCGCTTTTGCCCCTGGGAATCCGGGCCTCGGCGCTAGCAAAACCGTCGCCGTAGCCGCCACCAGAGCGAAGATCAGCGCTGCGGCGGCCAGAATTATTGCGTTCCTCTTCCTCAAGCTGCCTACTCCCTGATCAGGAACTTATCCACAAGATCCTTTGCCTTTTCCCTCCGAGTTTTGTGGTCCTCGAGGAATCCTGCCACCTTCCTTGCCAGCCTCTCCTTGCACTCCCCGCAGATCAGCCCTCCTGACCTGCATGAAGCGTACGTCTCAGCCACAGCCTTGTCGTCATCGTCGAAGAGGCTGTAGAGGTAGCTGTAGACGACGCAGACATCCGGGTTGCCTCCCATCTCCTTCTGTTCCCTTATCGTAGGCTGCCCTCCCGTGAAAGCATTCTTTACCTTTCTCACCGCCTCCTCCTTTGTGTCCGAGAGGAAGATCGCCGTGTCCGGGAGGCTGGCGCTCATCTTGCCCCCGCTGCCGAGCCCGGGTATGAACTTGCTGTAGACCCCTGCGGGCTTCCTGTATCCCAGCTTTGGCGCGACGTCCCTGGAGATCCTCCAGTAGGGCTCCTGGTCAATCGCGCACGGTATGAGCACATGGGCGTCCTCCGACGTCAGGTACTGGTGGATGAAACAGGGCGCAGCCTGCATGGCTGGGAAGAATATCATCCCTATGTTCGAGCTCTCCGAGAACCCGAATGTAGCCTTGGCTGTGGAAAAGGTGACGTGCTTGGCGATCCTGACCGCCATGTTGTACAGCGGCTTTGAGTACGTTAGGTTTGTGAATATCTTGGTCCTCTCCGGGTCGAACCCGACGGCTATCACGTCAAGGAGGTTCTCCTTCGTGTACTCCGCCACCTGCTCGGTCGACAAATCCGGGTTGAAGAGGAACTTCTCGTCGTCGGTTATTTGGAAGTATAGGTCGCACCTGAAGGCGTCCTGCAAGTACTTGGTGAAGAGCCAAGGTATGAGGTGCCCCAGGTGGGTGTTGCCCGACGGCCCCCTGCCGGTATACAGGACGACCTTTACGCCCTTCTCGTAGGAGTCGATCCATTCGTTGAGCTCCCTGTGCGAGAAGAACATCCCCCTCCTCAGCAGCACGTGGAGTCCGCCCGCATGTCTCCTCAGCCTTTCGACGATCTCCGTGGTCAGGGGGTCCACCCCAAATTTCTCTATGAGCTCCCTGTAGTCGACCTCGCCCCTCACTTCCCAAGGGGTCACGATCGAATCCGAGTTCTCCATCTCCAGGCACCTGTCCCTCTCATAGTCGCACCAAGGTCATTTATATTGTTTGGCAGCCCCGAACCGCTCCTCCGTTTCCGTTTTTGACAAACTATATTAGCCGTCCTGCATGTTATTTCCCTCATGGACAGGCGGATCTGCGATTTCCACATGCACTCGTTCTACAGCGACGGTGACCTGCTCCCGTCTGAGATAGCGAGGCGGACTAGGGTGTTGGGGAACAGGCTTATAGCAATAACTGACCACGCCGACGCCTCCAATCTCGAATGGGTGGTCAACGCAATCCGGCGAGCATCTGCGGAGGTCTCTAGGCATATAGAAGATTTCGATCTAGTGCCCGGCGTCGAGCTCACCCACGTCCCCCCCGCGAGCATACCCGAACTGGCTCGGGAAGCGAAACGCCTTGGCGCGAAGGTCGTCGTTGTACACGGCGAGACTCTCGTTGAGCCCGTGGAGGCTGGGACAAACAGGGCTGCGTGCGGATGTACCGACGTTGACATCCTCGCACATCCCGGGCTCGTCGCCGAGGAGGAGGTTCTGATGGCAAAGGAGAACGGCGTCTTCCTCGAGCTGTCGTACCGAGGGGGGCACTGCCTGGGGAACGGCCGCGTGGCAAGGCTGGCGATGGAGGCGGGTGCGGCACTCCTAGTCAATTCTGACGCGCACACGGTCGGTGACCACCTCACGCCGGAGCTGTCCTTGGCCGTCGCGCGCGGTGCCGGGCTTTCGGAAGAGGATGCCGAAAAGGTGGTATTCAGGAACCCAGATGAGTTGATAAAGAGGTTCTAATCTGTCGGGGTGGGGCCTTTGATACTTGGGAGCATTCGGAAGCGGGCGCGGTCCACCCCAGGGACTGCCTGCTTAACTAACTCACTTCTAGCCCGTACTTCTCGGCGATCTCAAGAAATGCCCCCGCCACATACCTTACTTGGTCCCAGGTGAGCCCGTAGGTGTTGAGCTTGAAGTGCTTTGTCAGGCCGGGCTGTATCCCAACGATCTTCCTTGCTGCCAGCTCGTCGTAAAGGAAGTACCCCTTCCGCTTGTGGCTCTGGGAGACCCTGAAGAAGGGCTCGGTCTCAAAGTGGGTTAGCGTGTGTCTCTTCGGGCGCTCCCCGATCTGCTTTACCCCCTGAATGCGCTCGAGCTCCCCCACGAGGAACCTGGTCTTCTCGACCTCCTCGTCCCACCTCTCGACCCTCTCGACGACCGTGGGGAAGGACGCTATCAGGGTCAGCAGCGGCGCGCCCATCACGGTGCACCCGAGCAGGGCCAGCTCCTTCGAGACGAATCTCCTGCCCGTGAGGTCGCCCTGGACTGACGGCCTGCTAAGGAGCTTCTCCTCGAGGCTCTTCGCGAGTGCGAGTATGCCCGTGGGGGCGCTCGCAGCCCAGCTCTTGTGCCCGCTTCCGGTTATTACGTCGGCGTGGACCTTCCTCCCGTCTACCGGCATCACACCTGCGCTGTAAGCGCAGTTGAGTACGAACGGAACACCGTAGTCCTGGGCTATCCTTCCGACGACCTCTGCGGCATTGACGTTGCCGTACTGGTAGTCAACGTGCGTCAGGAGCACCGCCGCCGGCAGCCTCCCCGTCTCCGACTTCACTTCCTCGATCTTCGCCGCGTAGGCGTCGAGGTCGACCTTGTACTGGGGCGCCCCCCCGACGGGGACTTCCTTGACCCTCAGCCCTGCCAACTCAGCGGCGATGTAAGTCGAGTAGTGTGCCAGCCCGTCCACCACGACGCAGTCCCCGGGCTGACCGAGCATCCGGAAGGCAATGAACTTTGCTTCCCTACAGCGCGTCACCACCCTCGCTGTGTCCATGCCGAGGAACTCAGCCAGGTCGACGTAAAAGTCCTTGATCGGCGGCCTCTCTATCATGTCGAGCCGGGCCGACTTTGGAGGGCACCAGTCGCAGGTCGAATAGCCGTCCCCAAACTCGATTATCGCCCTCATCGCCTCCTCGCTGAGGACCCCTCCCCTCTGGATGGGCTGGAGGTTCACGTGGTCCTCCTCGGAGAAGTCCCTCTTCAGGTTCCTGTACTTGTCGAGCCTCTTTCTTGGTATCTTCAAGGCTGATGAACACCGGCCTCTTCTCTTATCCTCTTCAGCAGCGCCTCGCAACTCTCGGCAGCTTCCTCTATCCTCTTCAGGTCCGCTTCTGAGAACCTGTGTAGCGGGGCTGTCCTCCTCAGGATCTGCCTCAACGCCAGCATCTCGCTAATTATCCCGTCCACGCTCTCGGAAAGGCCCATCAAGAATCACCATGGAGCTAGGGTAGGGATTTGAACCCCAGTGAAACGGGTCTGCAGCCCGTCGCCTAAACCACTCAGCCACCCTAGCACGGAATCAGATTCTCCTTGCAAAGCTATTTATTTTTTCTTATGAGTGCAACGTAGGCATCGGAATGGCATATTTATGCAATCGCGCAGAATTGTATTTGGTATGCGATATGGAACTCAAGGAAAGCGAAAGAATCCGGTACAGCAGACAGACCCTGATTAAGGGATGGGGCGAGGCGGCCCAGCTGAGGCTGAAGGCATCAAAGGTCGCTGTAATAGGTGTCGGCGGTCTTGGGAGCCCCGCTTCTCTCTACCTGGCTGCGGCAGGCGTCGGCTACATACGCCTGATCGACTGCGACGTGGTCGATCTCTCCAACCTCAACAGGCAGGTCCTCCACTGGAGCAGCGACCTCGGAAGGCCAAAGGTCGAGTCTGCGGCGATGAAGTTAAGCCAGCTCAACCCCGAGATAGCGGTAGACCCGGTAAACGAAGCCCTCACCATTGACAACGTGACCGAGCTGCTGAAGGGCATTGATGTGGTCGTAGACGGCCTCGACAACCTCAAGTCCCGGTTCCTAGTCAATCAGACTTGTGTGGATCTGCGGGTTCCGTACGTCTACGGGGCAGTCTACGGGATGGAGGGGTTCCTGACCACCATCGTTCCCGGTAGGGGTCCGTGCCTCAGGTGCGTATACCCCTCGGCACCGGCTGCCGCCGAGACCTTCCCGGTGCTCGGTACAGCGCCCGGCGTGATAGGATCCCTGGAGGCAGCCGAAGCCCTAAAGCTGATAACCGGTCATGGTAGACCTGCGGTCGGGCGACTGATAGTGTACGACGGCGAGCTCATGCGCTTCGACGAGATCGCAATAAAAAAGGATGAGAGGTGCCCTACCTGTTCAGGGCAGAGGCCTACTCAATGAATTCGCGCCCGGTCTTCTTGAGTAGCCGCTCCCTGGCAACCCTCAGAGCCTCCTCTTCCCTCCTTGCTTCTTCCTCTATGCTCCTCGCTGGTCTGGCGACCTCCCTCTCCTGAAGCCCGCAGGTGCCGTTTGGTAGGAGCGCCCTCTTCTCGCAGAAGGCGTAGTTGCACCTCGCTACTACACAGATGTCCCCAACCCAGTTGCAGAACGGAGTACCATCCCTGTTCGCCCTCTGCTCCCAGGGGTTGCTCCGGAACCCTCTCGGCTGGGGGGCGCTCGATTTTATATACAGGGCCCTTTGGCCGCATCTGAAAAATTGGCAAGTTGCTTTGCATTGGGGCAGTTTTCTCAATTCCAAGACCTCACATTCGAAAATCCAAATGTCTGCATCCTGCTCTCGAAAACTACGTTAGTAGATTAAATTCAGCGAATAAATAAAGTTTATGGGAAATAGATTCACCGCTTGTAGCCTATTCTTCTGAGAAATGCCTTCCTGCTCTCCCTTTCGGCGTCCGACTCCACGCCTTTGGGGGCATCGCCGTCTATCACGCCCAGCACTCCCCGCTTGCCCTCCGCCTCGGCAACGACCACCCAGAGGGGGTTCGCGGTGGCGCAAAACACATTGCACACCTCTTGGACCGATTTTATGGCATTCAGCACGCTTATCGGGTACGCCTTCCTCATGATCAAAACGAATACGTGCCCTGCGCCTATCCCCATGCATATGTCTGCAGCGGCCCTCTCTAGCTCCTCGCAGTTCCCGTCGTGCCTTATCAGGCATGGTCCGGAAGCCTCGGAAAATGCGATCCCGAACTCCGCACTGGAAGCGTGTGTCGCCATAACCTCGTAGAGATCCTCAATGCTCTTTATGAAGTGTGTCTGGCCTATCACTATATTGGATTCAGACGGTGTGCTAACCTGGACCAGTTTAATATCCATAGATCACACCAGATGTATCTCCACGGCTGCGGTATAAATCATTAACACTTTTTTCCGTTACAACCTCCTAAAAAAGCCCCGGAACTCGAACAGAATGCTAAACTATAATAACCCTTCTCGGCTAAATAATAATCTAAAGTGATG
Coding sequences within:
- a CDS encoding DNA topoisomerase IV subunit A — its product is MVKNKKPEQNLRPLESFDDSAKKLRQIFMNLASDIDASMPPVLRIPVRTASNTVYDEQRRILTLGERVSERRFNDISEVRSFMQTLLLARGIYEALQHDDHPTIRDLYYYTLHTIEGTNIETFNSQDESNNIFQDIEVMTGLLREQMGVVAESRGALVGEIVLESKGNKIDCSKFGIGAFNIPSLCDQIQIVSVDADYVLVVEKDAIFQRLNDYEFWRRNKCVLITGKGQADRATRRMVRRLNEEWGLPVYVLTDADPFGWYIYSTYRAGSISLSYESFRLACPEAKFLGLTMTDLDKYEVPKDHLIKANEMDIKRAKELLVRDPKTKKPRYPWFYDSKRWRQEIHLFLERRVKAEIEAKSSKGFRFLSDVYLPEKLASKDWIA
- a CDS encoding HesA/MoeB/ThiF family protein, giving the protein MELKESERIRYSRQTLIKGWGEAAQLRLKASKVAVIGVGGLGSPASLYLAAAGVGYIRLIDCDVVDLSNLNRQVLHWSSDLGRPKVESAAMKLSQLNPEIAVDPVNEALTIDNVTELLKGIDVVVDGLDNLKSRFLVNQTCVDLRVPYVYGAVYGMEGFLTTIVPGRGPCLRCVYPSAPAAAETFPVLGTAPGVIGSLEAAEALKLITGHGRPAVGRLIVYDGELMRFDEIAIKKDERCPTCSGQRPTQ
- a CDS encoding UbiX family flavin prenyltransferase encodes the protein MKVIVGITGATGTIYGYRLLVRLKEHGVETATIISEYAAKILQMEDSKRVEDLEGFGEVYRSTDMMAPTASGSCRFDAMVIAPCTMKTLAEIANGLSSNLISRTADVALKERRKLILVTRETPLSLIHIENMLKVTSAGAVVLPASPGFYHKPKTIEGLVDHVVGKVLDQLGIEHELFRRWGAGEER
- a CDS encoding Lrp/AsnC ligand binding domain-containing protein; amino-acid sequence: MVGVIAYMLLVTDTGKEYEIINEIKKLKGVTECRAVYGEYDVFVRFEVDDLNALDEIVTMIRRIPGSIQSTTLVGSP
- the pscS gene encoding O-phospho-L-seryl-tRNA:Cys-tRNA synthase, coding for MKIPRKRLDKYRNLKRDFSEEDHVNLQPIQRGGVLSEEAMRAIIEFGDGYSTCDWCPPKSARLDMIERPPIKDFYVDLAEFLGMDTARVVTRCREAKFIAFRMLGQPGDCVVVDGLAHYSTYIAAELAGLRVKEVPVGGAPQYKVDLDAYAAKIEEVKSETGRLPAAVLLTHVDYQYGNVNAAEVVGRIAQDYGVPFVLNCAYSAGVMPVDGRKVHADVITGSGHKSWAASAPTGILALAKSLEEKLLSRPSVQGDLTGRRFVSKELALLGCTVMGAPLLTLIASFPTVVERVERWDEEVEKTRFLVGELERIQGVKQIGERPKRHTLTHFETEPFFRVSQSHKRKGYFLYDELAARKIVGIQPGLTKHFKLNTYGLTWDQVRYVAGAFLEIAEKYGLEVS
- a CDS encoding cytochrome c biogenesis protein CcdA; the encoded protein is MDLFQIAFAFSLGFASAATPCVLPLVPGYLAFVFGSERFDIVKGSLVVYSGIMVGGTAIAALVGFAGEALGGRWFLVAAAVIISLLIIDSVFTHRLRPVSAGFLAGRRGVMAGFLFGMLIMFIASPCILPLLAALSVYALTVDELASRLALLVAYAAGLGIPFVIMGAFARAGRRLMRASRWTKAVQIIVLFATLAWIVWSLLAA
- a CDS encoding adenosine-specific kinase, coding for MDIKLVQVSTPSESNIVIGQTHFIKSIEDLYEVMATHASSAEFGIAFSEASGPCLIRHDGNCEELERAAADICMGIGAGHVFVLIMRKAYPISVLNAIKSVQEVCNVFCATANPLWVVVAEAEGKRGVLGVIDGDAPKGVESDAERESRKAFLRRIGYKR
- a CDS encoding tryptophan--tRNA ligase, giving the protein MENSDSIVTPWEVRGEVDYRELIEKFGVDPLTTEIVERLRRHAGGLHVLLRRGMFFSHRELNEWIDSYEKGVKVVLYTGRGPSGNTHLGHLIPWLFTKYLQDAFRCDLYFQITDDEKFLFNPDLSTEQVAEYTKENLLDVIAVGFDPERTKIFTNLTYSKPLYNMAVRIAKHVTFSTAKATFGFSESSNIGMIFFPAMQAAPCFIHQYLTSEDAHVLIPCAIDQEPYWRISRDVAPKLGYRKPAGVYSKFIPGLGSGGKMSASLPDTAIFLSDTKEEAVRKVKNAFTGGQPTIREQKEMGGNPDVCVVYSYLYSLFDDDDKAVAETYASCRSGGLICGECKERLARKVAGFLEDHKTRREKAKDLVDKFLIRE
- a CDS encoding histidinol phosphate phosphatase domain-containing protein, encoding MDRRICDFHMHSFYSDGDLLPSEIARRTRVLGNRLIAITDHADASNLEWVVNAIRRASAEVSRHIEDFDLVPGVELTHVPPASIPELAREAKRLGAKVVVVHGETLVEPVEAGTNRAACGCTDVDILAHPGLVAEEEVLMAKENGVFLELSYRGGHCLGNGRVARLAMEAGAALLVNSDAHTVGDHLTPELSLAVARGAGLSEEDAEKVVFRNPDELIKRF
- a CDS encoding thioredoxin family protein — encoded protein: MRKRNAIILAAAALIFALVAATATVLLAPRPGFPGAKAILDHPQINDSVSSGRGTVVYFSAPSCPVCMLQDVSMDAVHSEYGEQLNFVYLKYSQELATVFRDWSVIKVPTTVFIDREGLVVSRFDGAYLDAEGLKKEIERIR